The following are from one region of the Stanieria cyanosphaera PCC 7437 genome:
- a CDS encoding sensor histidine kinase, producing the protein MFQSLRWRLLLSYLTVMAAILSVFGMGVYVFFSRNLYRQLDKKLLTLAQSAAPAFTEVEKTGSSYLNQVDKVPWRDIFNRDKQSLEWFDAKGNLLGSKGFIQLELPPVTGAANLQHRKTKFPVRAYTISVFKDGSSPDQPSLEGYIRASQSIEEIEAVQIQLFWVLIFGGLMTLILIGLGGFWLAQKAIEPIEESFQKLKQFTADASHELRGPLTAIKASVDVMQSHPERIHPKDAKKITAIASATTQMSHLIEDLLFLARTDKAVVIPDREKKPVLLNTILQNIITLLEPFAQNKDIALKADFLLEVLVLGDQSQLTRLFSNLVENALQYTPAGGEVRIHLHKQNRYVVVSVKDTGIGIAPDQIPFVFDRFWRADKARSRREGGTGLGLAIATAIAKSHGGKITVSSELDVGSCFQVRIPMLIVSGATKPEKKVLQKQPLIEAETTD; encoded by the coding sequence TTAGACAAAAAATTATTAACCTTAGCTCAATCTGCTGCTCCCGCTTTTACCGAAGTAGAAAAAACAGGTAGTAGTTATCTCAATCAGGTAGATAAAGTTCCTTGGCGAGATATTTTTAACCGCGATAAACAAAGTTTAGAATGGTTTGATGCCAAAGGTAATTTGTTGGGAAGTAAAGGGTTTATTCAATTAGAACTTCCTCCTGTGACTGGCGCAGCTAATCTTCAACACAGAAAAACAAAATTTCCTGTTCGTGCTTATACTATTTCAGTTTTTAAAGATGGTTCTAGTCCTGATCAGCCTTCTTTAGAAGGTTATATTAGAGCTAGTCAGTCAATTGAAGAAATTGAAGCCGTTCAAATTCAACTTTTTTGGGTATTAATTTTTGGCGGATTGATGACTCTAATTTTGATCGGTTTAGGTGGTTTTTGGTTAGCTCAAAAAGCAATCGAACCAATTGAAGAAAGTTTTCAAAAACTTAAACAATTTACTGCTGACGCATCCCATGAATTACGAGGGCCTTTAACTGCGATCAAAGCTTCTGTCGATGTGATGCAATCTCATCCCGAACGAATCCATCCTAAAGATGCTAAAAAAATTACTGCGATCGCTAGTGCTACTACTCAAATGAGTCATTTAATTGAAGATTTGCTGTTTTTAGCCCGAACAGATAAGGCAGTAGTTATTCCTGACCGCGAGAAAAAACCTGTTTTGCTTAATACCATTCTTCAAAATATTATTACTCTGCTTGAACCTTTCGCCCAAAATAAAGATATAGCTTTAAAAGCTGATTTTTTATTAGAAGTATTAGTATTAGGCGACCAATCTCAACTTACTCGTCTTTTTTCTAATTTAGTTGAAAATGCACTGCAATACACTCCTGCTGGAGGAGAAGTTAGGATTCATCTTCACAAACAAAACCGTTATGTAGTTGTGAGTGTTAAAGATACAGGAATTGGAATTGCACCAGATCAAATTCCGTTTGTCTTTGACCGCTTTTGGCGTGCTGATAAAGCTCGTTCTCGTCGTGAAGGAGGTACTGGTTTAGGATTAGCTATTGCCACTGCGATCGCGAAAAGTCATGGCGGAAAAATTACAGTCAGCAGTGAACTAGATGTGGGCAGTTGTTTTCAAGTGCGAATTCCGATGTTAATAGTTAGTGGCGCAACTAAACCAGAAAAAAAGGTATTGCAAAAACAGCCTTTGATTGAGGCTGAAACAACTGATTGA